One window from the genome of Leptospira broomii serovar Hurstbridge str. 5399 encodes:
- a CDS encoding OmpA/MotB family protein: MKPKRSSLFILIFIILTSQYCVSQSKYDSLQEAYTRKSKDFEALEKDKLGLLRSMDDMKRLQEETQHRVMEYKNLLASFKSMIDAGKLKIRIVDGRMVVVLSSDILFPPGSASLSPKGTDAIKEVTGILASLEGRRFQVEGHTDDIPTGVKGYSNWELASARALNVLHTMVKAGMPEERISAASMGSSRPAVSNTTAENRMANRRIEIVIVPDLSNLPGIEELKKMSE, encoded by the coding sequence ATGAAACCTAAAAGAAGTTCCTTATTTATTCTGATATTTATCATTCTAACATCGCAATATTGCGTCTCACAGTCAAAGTACGACTCTCTCCAAGAAGCCTATACGCGTAAATCGAAGGATTTTGAGGCTCTGGAAAAGGATAAACTCGGTCTACTTCGCTCGATGGACGATATGAAACGTCTACAGGAAGAAACTCAACATCGCGTCATGGAATATAAGAATCTTCTTGCTAGCTTCAAGAGTATGATTGATGCGGGAAAACTGAAAATTAGAATCGTAGACGGACGAATGGTGGTTGTTTTATCTTCAGACATTCTCTTTCCTCCGGGTTCCGCAAGTCTTTCGCCTAAAGGTACGGATGCGATTAAGGAAGTTACGGGCATTTTAGCTTCCTTAGAAGGTCGCCGCTTTCAAGTCGAGGGACACACCGACGACATCCCCACGGGAGTTAAAGGTTATTCGAACTGGGAACTCGCATCTGCAAGAGCTTTGAATGTTTTACACACTATGGTTAAGGCGGGAATGCCTGAAGAAAGAATCAGTGCAGCATCGATGGGTTCATCCAGACCGGCAGTTTCGAACACTACCGCCGAAAATCGCATGGCCAATCGCAGGATCGAAATCGTGATCGTTCCGGATCTTTCCAATTTACCCGGGATCGAAGAATTGAAAAAGATGAGCGAATAA
- a CDS encoding alpha/beta hydrolase family protein → MRIESLLFKIVVVAVIILVAYFFFRPTDSGQHRFFEDQSYHFQTLRALNDIPFDGADIQEVLQTIRKIKSGDSHGWYSAWTETGKKSLKMAETVRDTKSRGRAYLRAHNYFRTAEFFLPPDDPKRGDSWKDNTSAFYKGLDILGITYERIRIPFGKNHLNAIYYPGPIGFNERPLIVFFGGYDSTLEELYFTLVADAWQHGYSVLTFEGPGQGSVLREQGLVFTHEWEIPTKAVIDRFLESHRRPRKIVLVGMSMGGYLAPRAAAFDDRIDGVVAFDVLFDMGAVAKRYVPPVSFWLKDHGLNSVLMSIVKIKSFFSPGFAWATANGEWTLGTKHPLDTVKEFEKYNLSGIAKRIKSHVLILAGEEDHFIPVEQVSQFQTELTGAESVTTKIYDRNSGGAEHCQMGAIQLWHADFFDWMREKFGSENDRFGGK, encoded by the coding sequence GTGAGAATCGAATCTCTTCTTTTTAAGATTGTTGTAGTTGCGGTCATCATTTTGGTGGCTTACTTCTTTTTTCGTCCCACGGATAGTGGGCAGCATAGGTTTTTCGAGGATCAATCCTACCATTTCCAAACTCTACGGGCGTTAAACGACATTCCTTTCGATGGCGCGGATATACAGGAAGTTCTCCAGACAATTCGGAAAATCAAATCCGGCGATTCGCATGGTTGGTACTCGGCTTGGACAGAGACCGGGAAGAAATCCCTGAAAATGGCGGAAACGGTCCGCGATACTAAAAGTAGAGGGAGAGCTTATCTTAGAGCTCATAACTACTTTCGAACTGCGGAATTTTTTCTTCCTCCGGACGATCCAAAACGCGGTGATTCCTGGAAGGATAATACCTCCGCATTTTATAAAGGACTGGATATCCTCGGAATCACATATGAAAGGATTCGAATTCCGTTCGGGAAAAATCATTTGAATGCGATTTACTATCCGGGGCCGATCGGTTTTAATGAGCGGCCGCTGATCGTATTTTTTGGAGGCTATGATTCTACTCTTGAAGAACTGTATTTTACGTTAGTTGCAGACGCTTGGCAACATGGATATTCGGTTTTGACGTTCGAAGGTCCAGGACAAGGTTCGGTACTCAGGGAGCAAGGACTGGTCTTTACTCATGAATGGGAAATACCCACAAAAGCTGTGATTGATCGGTTTTTGGAATCTCATAGACGTCCTCGTAAAATCGTATTAGTCGGAATGAGTATGGGGGGTTATCTGGCGCCGCGTGCCGCGGCCTTCGACGATCGAATCGACGGAGTGGTTGCCTTTGACGTTCTTTTCGATATGGGTGCAGTTGCGAAACGTTATGTTCCTCCCGTCTCATTTTGGTTGAAGGATCACGGGTTGAATTCTGTTTTAATGTCGATCGTGAAAATAAAGTCCTTCTTTTCGCCCGGTTTTGCCTGGGCGACCGCTAACGGAGAATGGACGTTAGGAACGAAGCATCCGTTAGATACGGTAAAAGAATTCGAAAAATATAATTTATCCGGAATTGCAAAGCGTATTAAATCGCATGTCTTAATTTTAGCGGGAGAAGAGGATCATTTTATTCCCGTCGAGCAAGTATCGCAATTTCAGACCGAATTGACCGGAGCCGAAAGCGTTACGACTAAAATTTACGATCGCAATTCGGGCGGAGCGGAACATTGTCAAATGGGAGCGATACAATTGTGGCACGCGGATTTTTTTGATTGGATGCGGGAAAAATTCGGCTCAGAAAACGATCGGTTTGGTGGAAAGTAG
- a CDS encoding histidine phosphatase family protein, with translation MNPIELLSLYIFRHAETDWNAEGRLQGQLNTPISVTGQNQIKSISDKLKDREIDILYSSDLLRARQTVSPLASELMIPLFFDSRLREVNLGEAQGMLISEIDAKFGEDTWTNWKSLEAKWEAVNFPNGERKKDVDLRILSFLRNLFNTQNRNRIAICTHGYWIYRMFHLLESRSVENILNCEIYEILIDKESLLKNRP, from the coding sequence TTGAACCCGATAGAATTGCTTTCTCTTTATATATTTCGGCATGCAGAAACGGATTGGAATGCCGAAGGAAGACTTCAAGGCCAACTAAACACTCCGATATCTGTAACGGGTCAAAATCAAATCAAATCTATTTCTGATAAATTAAAGGATCGCGAAATAGACATTTTATACAGTAGCGACTTACTGCGTGCTCGACAAACCGTCTCTCCTTTGGCCTCCGAATTAATGATTCCTCTATTTTTCGATTCCCGCCTACGAGAGGTCAACCTTGGCGAAGCACAAGGAATGCTGATTTCCGAAATCGATGCTAAATTCGGTGAGGATACTTGGACAAATTGGAAAAGCCTGGAAGCAAAATGGGAAGCAGTGAATTTTCCGAACGGTGAAAGAAAGAAAGATGTCGACTTGCGCATTCTTTCATTTTTACGGAATCTATTCAACACACAAAATCGAAACCGAATTGCGATATGCACTCACGGATATTGGATTTATAGAATGTTCCATCTTCTTGAATCAAGATCGGTCGAGAATATTTTGAATTGTGAAATTTACGAAATCCTTATCGACAAAGAAAGTCTTCTAAAAAACCGGCCATAG
- a CDS encoding TetR/AcrR family transcriptional regulator gives MTSIRNNLRKPIQKRSIDKKERLVQAAYRLVKKHGYSNIGIRDIVREAEVSIGSFYAYYKDKSDIGLEVVRQISEEFFGKLAQDIIRDLPKTEDFETIVYLLLLKMKENIQKNRKLHKEFALLSYTDDNIRKAIQTVEVERTRIEVSKLLKHYGQVLEIDADEAQLIVAHRAMDDIIGHLVFFGSELSEERILKETAKMIARYLTKK, from the coding sequence ATGACTTCGATCAGAAATAATCTCAGAAAGCCGATTCAAAAACGTTCCATCGATAAAAAGGAGCGATTGGTGCAAGCAGCCTACCGGCTGGTTAAAAAACACGGATATTCGAATATCGGAATTAGAGACATCGTCCGGGAAGCGGAAGTTTCGATCGGGTCCTTTTATGCTTACTATAAGGACAAAAGCGATATCGGATTGGAAGTAGTTAGGCAGATTAGCGAAGAGTTTTTCGGAAAATTAGCGCAGGATATCATACGAGATTTACCAAAAACCGAAGACTTTGAAACGATCGTTTATTTACTTCTATTAAAAATGAAGGAGAATATACAAAAGAATCGAAAGCTTCATAAGGAATTCGCCCTTCTTTCCTATACGGACGATAATATCCGAAAGGCAATCCAAACTGTAGAAGTGGAAAGAACCAGGATCGAAGTCTCTAAATTATTAAAACATTATGGACAAGTATTGGAGATCGACGCCGACGAGGCGCAGTTAATCGTAGCTCATCGGGCCATGGACGATATCATTGGACACTTGGTTTTTTTCGGATCCGAATTGAGCGAGGAAAGAATCCTTAAGGAAACGGCAAAAATGATTGCCCGCTACCTTACTAAAAAGTAA
- the cbiB gene encoding adenosylcobinamide-phosphate synthase CbiB gives MRLETIIVASILMDLILGDPRRMPHPVRWIGKFARLTERHARNFFPSPFWAGFFASCIVYSFSFTIPFTIGKIFESFSSIAESIFSIFIIYTTIALRDLLNHSKAVYHALKSDDLSLAREKVALLVGRDTQNLSRSEIVRACVESVAESLVDGVTAPLFFAIFGGPAWAVLYRSVNTLDSLFGHKNQLYEKFGTFPARIDDCANFLPARLTAPMVSLSSAILFMNPIRSFRILLRDGRKHPSPNSGLAEAAVAGALGVRLGGINYYQGIKSEKPFLGDEKDSLSSIHILRANRIIFITSILSCIFFLIARRLIVSV, from the coding sequence ATGAGACTCGAAACAATCATAGTCGCTTCGATTCTAATGGATTTAATTTTAGGCGATCCGCGCAGGATGCCTCACCCGGTTCGCTGGATCGGAAAATTTGCGCGATTAACGGAAAGACACGCGCGGAATTTTTTTCCATCTCCTTTTTGGGCTGGATTTTTTGCATCCTGTATCGTCTATTCGTTTTCTTTCACGATTCCTTTTACGATCGGCAAAATATTCGAAAGTTTTAGCTCTATCGCAGAATCAATATTTTCAATTTTCATAATATACACGACCATTGCTCTTCGCGACTTATTAAACCATAGCAAAGCCGTCTATCACGCATTAAAGTCTGACGATCTGTCCCTCGCGAGAGAAAAGGTGGCTTTACTTGTAGGAAGAGATACTCAAAATTTATCCAGATCGGAAATCGTTCGAGCGTGCGTAGAAAGCGTTGCAGAAAGTTTGGTCGACGGCGTGACGGCACCTTTATTCTTCGCAATTTTCGGAGGTCCCGCTTGGGCGGTTCTATACAGATCCGTAAACACTCTAGATTCCTTATTCGGTCACAAGAATCAACTGTACGAAAAGTTCGGGACATTCCCTGCTAGAATCGACGACTGCGCCAATTTCCTACCGGCACGACTGACAGCTCCGATGGTATCCTTGAGTTCGGCTATCTTATTCATGAATCCTATTCGATCCTTTCGAATTCTACTACGGGATGGCAGAAAACATCCGAGTCCTAATTCAGGTTTGGCGGAGGCGGCGGTCGCCGGAGCGTTGGGAGTCAGATTAGGTGGAATAAATTACTATCAAGGAATCAAAAGTGAAAAACCCTTTTTAGGAGATGAGAAAGATTCCTTGTCTTCCATTCATATTCTGCGCGCCAATCGAATCATTTTTATCACCTCGATTCTATCTTGCATATTCTTCTTAATTGCACGTCGCTTAATCGTAAGTGTTTAG